From the Musa acuminata AAA Group cultivar baxijiao chromosome BXJ1-2, Cavendish_Baxijiao_AAA, whole genome shotgun sequence genome, one window contains:
- the LOC135613452 gene encoding dehydration-responsive element-binding protein 1F-like: protein MEFEESSSSSPPSSSSSYSCCSSTSTASGAPITSGKRKAGRKKFRETRHPVYHGVRERNGGRWVCEVREPRKKSRIWLGTFGEPEMAALAHDAAAITLRGESALLNFPDLAGTLPRARSPAPEDVRRAATEAVEMFRPSKPTPAQLAAVSDAEGSQGRKENTTTEDAAAPSAAVFVDEDELFNMPELIEDMARGMLLTPPALQRRGFDWDIAVEEEQEIDLSPLWNDE from the coding sequence ATGGAGTTCGAggaatcgtcgtcgtcgtcgccgccctcttcctcctcctcctactcctgTTGCTCATCGACGTCGACGGCATCGGGCGCACCGATCACGTCGGGGAAGCGGAAGGCCGGGCGGAAGAAGTTCCGGGAGACGCGACACCCGGTGTACCACGGCGTGCGGGAACGCAACGGCGGTCGGTGGGTGTGCGAGGTGAGGGAGCCCCGGAAGAAGAGCCGCATCTGGCTGGGGACGTTCGGAGAGCCGGAGATGGCCGCGCTGGCGCACGACGCGGCCGCCATCACGCTCCGCGGCGAGTCGGCCCTGCTCAACTTCCCGGACCTCGCCGGGACTCTGCCCCGCGCGCGGTCGCCGGCTCCTGAGGACGTCCGTCGGGCCGCGACCGAGGCAGTGGAGATGTTTCGGCCTTCGAAGCCGACGCCCGCCCAGCTGGCCGCCGTGTCGGATGCAGAAGGAAGTCAGGGAAGGAAGGAGAATACAACGACCGAGGACGCTGCTGCACCTTCGGCGGCGGTGTTCGTGGACGAGGATGAGCTGTTCAACATGCCGGAGTTGATCGAGGACATGGCGAGGGGGATGCTACTGACGCCGCCAGCGTTGCAGCGGCGAGGGTTCGATTGGGATATTGCGGTGGAGGAGGAGCAAGAAATAGACTTGTCGCCACTTTGGAACGATGAATAA
- the LOC135609982 gene encoding dehydration-responsive element-binding protein 1F-like, whose amino-acid sequence MQLDLGFQVARKEGEAVAFEFEESSPSSASPSSSSCSSPTVVSTGGSTSASRALGPSPKRKAGRKKFRETRHPVYHGVRERNGGRWVCEVREPRKKSRIWLGTFREPEMAALAHDVAAIALRGGSAQLNFPDLAGALPRARSTAPDDVRRAAAKAAEMLRPLKSSPAPLPAVSDAGESQGREAREENTATKDAAAPPAAVFVDEEELFNMPELIEDMARGLLLTPPALQWRGFDWDIAVEEEQEISLWPLWNHE is encoded by the coding sequence ATGCAGCTCGATCTCGGCTTTCAAGTTGCAAGGAAGGAAGGAGAAGCTGTCGCCTTTGAGTTCGAGGAATCGTCGCCGTCGTCGGCCTCCCCCTCCTCGTCTTCGTGCTCATCGCCGACGGTAGTATCGACGGGAGGCTCCACGTCGGCCTCCCGCGCTCTGGGCCCGTCGCCGAAGCGGAAGGCCGGGCGGAAGAAGTTCCGGGAGACGCGACATCCGGTGTACCACGGCGTGCGGGAGCGCAACGGCGGTCGGTGGGTGTGCGAGGTGCGGGAGCCCCGGAAGAAGAGCCGCATCTGGCTGGGGACGTTCCGGGAGCCGGAGATGGCCGCGCTGGCGCACGACGTGGCCGCCATCGCGCTCCGCGGCGGGTCGGCCCAGCTCAACTTCCCGGACCTCGCAGGGGCACTGCCCCGCGCGCGATCGACGGCGCCCGATGACGTCCGCCGCGCCGCGGCCAAGGCGGCCGAGATGTTACGACCTTTAAAGTCGTCGCCCGCGCCGCTGCCCGCCGTGTCGGATGCAGGAGAAAGCCAGGGACGTGAGGCGAGGGAGGAGAATACAGCGACCAAGGACGCTGCTGCACCTCCGGCGGCAGTGTTCGTGGACGAGGAGGAGCTGTTCAACATGCCGGAGTTGATCGAGGACATGGCGAGGGGGTTGCTGCTGACGCCCCCAGCGTTGCAGTGGCGAGGGTTCGATTGGGATATTGCGGTGGAGGAGGAGCAAGAAATAAGCTTGTGGCCACTGTGGAATCACGAATGA
- the LOC135609988 gene encoding uncharacterized protein LOC135609988 — protein sequence MQMQTHTSAPEQQHILRARNSVRSSHRESPSEEERADEEASRTALSSFRMKEEQIERKKMEVREKVFAQLGRVEEESKRLAVIRKELEAMADPTSKQVSDLRKKIDAVNSELKPLGQNCLKKDKEYREALEAFDGKNREKTQLVNKLMELVSESERQRMRKLEQLSKTIDSLR from the exons ATGCAGATGCAGACTCACACGTCGGCACCGGAACAGCAGCACATTCTGCGCGCGAGGAACTCCGTGCGCAGCAGCCATAGAGAGAGCCCGTCCGAAGAAGAGAGAGCAGATGAGGAAGCATCAAGGACAGCTCTCTCCTCGTTCCGCATGAAGGAAGAACAGATCGAGAGGAAGAAGATGGAGGTCAGAGAGAAGGTCTTCGCTCAGCTGGGCAGGGTGGAAGAGGAAAGCAAACGCCTGGCCGTGATCCGAAAG GAACTCGAAGCCATGGCGGATCCAACAAGCAAGCAAGTGTCAGACTTACGCAAGAAGATAGATGCAGTTAACAGTGAACTGAAACCTCTAGGCCAGAACTGTTTGAAGAAG GACAAGGAGTACAGGGAAGCTCTTGAAGCCTTCGATGGAAAGAACAGGGAGAAGACCCAACTAGTCAACAAGCTAATGGAG CTGGTGAGCGAGAGCGAGAGGCAAAGGATGAGAAAGCTGGAGCAGTTGAGCAAGACAATAGACTCTCTTCGGTAG